One part of the Dyadobacter sp. 676 genome encodes these proteins:
- a CDS encoding glycosyltransferase produces the protein MRILNICAYTWAIGGPARIIYDHTTEVVKQGHQVDILSPMTPGEKMYPVPEGARLIQVARTTPVSNFYREFSIDLYKYLKKHIHEYDVVHMHGIWHFGSLAPFLIPSRAVKVITIHGLLDKWAVAHSKWKKDLVTFLYQKRLLGEADLIQINNTDEEEDVIRYLGYRPKNMVIVPNGMKLDEYTRSHLPAKGIFRARYGISPDQQMVLFMARLNIKKGLDLLLPAFDKVHRLLPNARLVLAGPDDGYQAETEEFIRKHNLGDRIKLVGMLTDTIKKEALADADLFVSPSYSEGFSIAVLEAMTSGVPALVSDRVGFGDYIARYDAAYLTPLTSDGVAEGLLKILQDKAYAEAIANRAYKMVTENFDIRVVANQLLEEYKKVQKK, from the coding sequence ATGCGAATACTCAATATTTGTGCATATACATGGGCGATCGGAGGCCCGGCCCGCATTATTTACGACCACACCACGGAAGTTGTGAAGCAGGGCCACCAGGTTGATATCCTGAGTCCGATGACACCCGGAGAGAAAATGTACCCCGTGCCCGAGGGCGCACGCCTGATCCAGGTCGCGCGCACCACACCGGTGAGCAACTTTTACCGGGAATTCTCCATTGATTTGTACAAATACCTTAAAAAGCACATTCATGAATACGATGTGGTGCACATGCACGGCATCTGGCATTTCGGCAGCCTCGCGCCGTTCCTGATACCTTCCAGGGCAGTTAAGGTGATTACGATCCATGGATTGCTCGACAAATGGGCCGTGGCGCACAGCAAATGGAAAAAGGACCTCGTCACGTTTCTGTACCAGAAAAGGCTCCTTGGCGAAGCCGACCTCATCCAGATCAATAACACCGACGAAGAGGAGGACGTGATCCGCTACCTCGGCTATCGCCCCAAAAACATGGTGATTGTGCCCAACGGTATGAAGCTCGACGAGTATACCCGTTCCCATTTACCGGCAAAAGGCATTTTCAGGGCCAGATACGGCATTTCGCCCGATCAGCAAATGGTACTGTTTATGGCGAGGCTCAACATCAAGAAAGGGCTCGACCTCCTTTTGCCCGCATTCGATAAGGTGCACCGGCTGTTACCCAACGCCCGGCTCGTGCTGGCCGGCCCTGACGACGGTTACCAGGCCGAAACGGAGGAATTTATCCGGAAACATAACCTCGGAGACCGCATCAAGCTTGTAGGAATGCTGACCGACACCATCAAAAAAGAGGCATTAGCCGATGCCGACCTGTTCGTTTCGCCCTCCTACTCGGAAGGTTTTTCGATCGCCGTACTCGAAGCGATGACCTCGGGAGTACCCGCGCTCGTATCCGACCGCGTGGGTTTCGGCGATTATATAGCCAGGTACGACGCAGCTTACCTCACACCGTTGACAAGCGATGGCGTAGCCGAGGGCCTTCTTAAAATATTACAAGACAAAGCTTATGCCGAAGCCATCGCAAATCGAGCCTACAAGATGGTAACCGAAAATTTTGACATCCGGGTGGTTGCCAATCAGTTATTGGAAGAATACAAGAAAGTTCAAAAAAAGTAA
- a CDS encoding glycosyltransferase family 2 protein gives MVDLSVIILTHNESRHIGRCIQSLLQVTDKIFIVDSFSTDDTVAIAESFGATVVQNPWVSYAFQFNFGIRNNPFKTEWLMRMDADEYITAELAHELNTSLRSFQEDISGLYIKRRVIFMEKWIRRGGYYPIWLLRVWRSGLGICEELWMDEHIKLSSGTTAQLQHDIVDHNLNNLTWWTQKHNNYAIREVIDLLNIKYNFDSKETVKPSFWGSQEQRTRFLKIKYASMPLFTRPFIYFIFRYFFKLGFLDGTKGLMWHVLQGFWYRFLVDAKIYEVYHRAGRDKEAIISHFRTEYGKDLRNPNQSVRI, from the coding sequence ATGGTCGATTTATCCGTCATCATTTTAACACACAACGAATCCAGGCACATTGGCAGGTGTATTCAGAGCCTGTTGCAGGTTACCGACAAAATTTTCATTGTAGATTCTTTCTCAACCGACGACACCGTAGCGATCGCCGAAAGCTTCGGCGCTACCGTGGTGCAAAATCCCTGGGTTTCGTACGCATTCCAGTTCAATTTCGGCATTCGCAATAACCCGTTCAAGACCGAATGGCTTATGCGAATGGATGCGGACGAATATATCACCGCCGAACTCGCTCACGAGTTGAATACATCACTGCGAAGTTTCCAGGAGGATATCTCCGGCTTGTACATCAAGCGGCGGGTGATTTTCATGGAAAAATGGATCCGTCGCGGCGGCTATTACCCTATCTGGCTCCTGCGCGTGTGGCGGAGCGGGCTGGGCATCTGCGAAGAGCTCTGGATGGACGAGCATATCAAACTCAGCAGCGGCACTACGGCTCAATTACAGCACGATATCGTCGATCATAACCTCAACAACCTCACATGGTGGACGCAAAAGCATAACAATTACGCAATCCGGGAGGTGATTGACCTATTGAACATTAAATATAACTTTGATAGCAAGGAGACGGTTAAGCCCAGTTTCTGGGGCAGCCAGGAACAGCGTACGCGTTTCCTGAAAATCAAATACGCCAGTATGCCGCTTTTCACGAGGCCGTTCATTTATTTCATATTCAGGTACTTTTTCAAATTGGGCTTTCTGGATGGAACAAAGGGGCTGATGTGGCACGTTTTACAGGGGTTTTGGTACCGCTTCCTGGTGGACGCCAAGATATACGAAGTGTACCACCGCGCCGGGCGCGACAAAGAAGCAATTATTTCACATTTCAGGACGGAATATGGAAAAGACCTCAGAAACCCAAACCAATCTGTCCGTATATAA
- a CDS encoding putative colanic acid biosynthesis acetyltransferase, whose amino-acid sequence MEKTSETQTNLSVYNNDWYRPGSYPRLIGWYLLNRLFIHTHIPYPSAFKAALLRLFGAKIGRGVVIKPKVNIKYPWFLHIGDHVWIGENVWIDNLTLVTIESNACLSQGAMLLTGNHNYRKSTFDLIVKPITLGPGSWIGAQATVCPGVQVGSHALLTVGSVATGHLEPYGIYQGNPAKYVKTRTITS is encoded by the coding sequence ATGGAAAAGACCTCAGAAACCCAAACCAATCTGTCCGTATATAACAACGACTGGTACAGGCCGGGCAGCTATCCGAGGCTGATCGGCTGGTACCTGCTCAACCGGTTGTTCATTCACACACATATCCCGTATCCGTCGGCATTCAAAGCGGCGCTGCTGCGGCTGTTCGGGGCGAAGATCGGACGCGGCGTGGTGATCAAGCCGAAGGTAAATATCAAATATCCGTGGTTCCTGCACATCGGCGACCATGTCTGGATCGGCGAGAATGTGTGGATCGACAACCTCACTTTGGTGACTATTGAATCAAATGCATGTTTGTCGCAGGGTGCAATGCTGCTCACCGGCAATCATAATTACCGGAAAAGCACTTTCGACCTGATCGTAAAGCCGATAACCCTCGGTCCCGGCTCGTGGATCGGCGCCCAAGCGACGGTTTGCCCGGGCGTGCAGGTGGGCTCTCATGCGCTGTTAACGGTGGGTTCGGTAGCGACGGGCCATCTGGAACCTTACGGGATTTACCAGGGAAATCCCGCGAAATATGTCAAAACAAGAACTATAACCAGTTGA
- a CDS encoding glycosyltransferase family 2 protein has product MKVSILTVVYNGAATIRHCIDSVLGQDYAEVEYIVVDGNSSDGTQEIVRSYGDKIAHFLSEPDAGIYDAMNKGIQLATGDVIGILNADDFYAYPSVISDVAEVLASGDFDASYGDLEYIDANDATIVRRKWVSGAYKAGAFLNGWMPPHPTFFVRKEVYNAHGNFRLDLGSAADYELMLRFVHREKIRLAYVPKVLVKMRAGGVSNSTLKNRIAANRNDRLAWKINNLEPRFYTLWLKPLRKIIQFI; this is encoded by the coding sequence TTGAAAGTAAGCATTCTTACGGTTGTTTATAATGGAGCCGCGACGATCCGCCACTGTATCGACTCCGTGCTTGGGCAGGATTACGCCGAAGTCGAATACATTGTCGTCGACGGAAATTCCAGTGATGGTACGCAGGAAATCGTTCGATCGTATGGCGACAAAATCGCGCATTTTCTAAGCGAACCCGACGCCGGAATTTACGACGCCATGAACAAAGGCATACAATTGGCAACCGGGGATGTGATAGGAATATTGAATGCCGACGATTTTTACGCGTATCCGTCGGTGATCAGCGATGTAGCCGAGGTACTGGCTTCCGGCGACTTCGACGCTTCCTATGGAGATCTTGAATATATTGATGCGAACGATGCAACGATCGTGCGCCGGAAGTGGGTCTCTGGTGCATATAAGGCAGGTGCATTCCTGAACGGATGGATGCCGCCTCACCCGACTTTTTTCGTCAGGAAAGAAGTTTACAACGCGCACGGTAATTTCCGCCTCGATCTGGGAAGCGCGGCCGATTATGAGCTTATGCTGCGATTCGTGCACCGCGAGAAAATCAGGCTGGCATACGTGCCGAAGGTCCTCGTGAAAATGCGGGCCGGCGGAGTCAGCAACAGCACACTAAAAAACCGTATTGCGGCTAACCGCAACGACCGGCTCGCATGGAAAATCAACAATCTGGAACCGAGGTTTTACACTTTGTGGTTAAAACCTTTGAGAAAAATAATTCAATTTATCTAA
- a CDS encoding MraY family glycosyltransferase: MELQLPLQILTEGNVNSLVHHDIYQCLLSFLIACFLSIISIPIIINLSNLLHLTAKPGFRSSHETETPTLGGIAIFAATLIAYFLWPHSENILDSNLISLAMTGVIILFFLGIKDDILAVDPTKKLIIQIFASLILVAMGNFKVDNFYGIFGIHGVSDFISIPLTVFIFIAIINAINLIDGIDGLAGGISLIAGLGFGIWFIANDHFSFGCLAFAMSGSLLGFLRFNFSKTSKIFMGDTGSLIVGYLLSIFSVEFLSLNVGYLHDPNAYFNAPIIVMVLLIVPIFDTLRVFIVRIFKGGSPFVADRNHMHHILIDNGLNHFWASFTLWMVTIVNTALFFAFHGNITNTASLYIYIGMFGVYMVFAYFLKKRIVSVKERKNLAKSPSLADDDLSTFQ; this comes from the coding sequence ATGGAACTACAACTACCTCTGCAGATACTTACCGAAGGGAACGTCAACTCGCTCGTTCATCACGACATTTACCAATGCCTGCTCTCGTTTTTGATCGCATGTTTTTTATCCATCATCTCCATCCCTATCATTATTAACCTTTCGAACCTCCTGCACCTGACGGCCAAGCCGGGTTTCAGGAGTTCGCACGAAACGGAAACACCTACCCTGGGGGGGATCGCCATATTTGCAGCCACGCTGATCGCCTATTTCCTCTGGCCGCATTCGGAGAATATCCTTGATTCCAACCTGATCAGCCTGGCGATGACCGGCGTAATCATCCTTTTTTTCCTGGGGATCAAGGACGATATTCTGGCCGTCGACCCCACCAAAAAGCTCATTATCCAGATTTTTGCATCGCTGATACTTGTGGCGATGGGCAATTTCAAAGTCGATAACTTCTACGGGATATTCGGTATTCACGGCGTTTCCGATTTCATCAGCATCCCGCTGACCGTCTTCATTTTCATCGCCATTATCAATGCGATTAACCTCATCGACGGGATCGACGGGCTGGCGGGCGGTATCAGCCTCATCGCCGGGCTCGGGTTCGGTATCTGGTTTATCGCCAACGACCATTTCTCGTTCGGTTGCCTTGCATTCGCGATGTCGGGCTCCCTGCTGGGCTTCCTCCGTTTCAATTTTTCCAAAACGAGCAAGATTTTTATGGGCGATACGGGCTCGCTGATCGTCGGCTATCTGCTGTCGATCTTCTCCGTGGAATTCCTGTCGCTCAATGTCGGCTACCTGCACGATCCGAATGCCTATTTCAATGCGCCGATTATCGTAATGGTACTCCTTATTGTCCCGATCTTCGACACGCTGCGCGTCTTTATTGTGCGTATTTTCAAAGGCGGCTCGCCTTTTGTGGCCGACCGTAACCACATGCACCATATCCTGATCGACAACGGTCTGAACCACTTCTGGGCTTCGTTTACGCTCTGGATGGTGACGATCGTGAACACGGCGTTGTTCTTCGCGTTCCATGGCAACATCACCAACACCGCCTCCCTTTACATTTACATCGGAATGTTCGGGGTGTACATGGTATTTGCCTATTTTCTCAAAAAACGCATTGTTTCCGTAAAAGAGCGGAAAAATTTGGCTAAAAGCCCGTCACTGGCCGACGACGACCTTTCCACGTTCCAGTAA
- a CDS encoding NADP-dependent malic enzyme: MNKKIRKEDALYYHSKGRPGKIQVIPTKETSTQRDLSLAYSPGVAEPCLEIADNVENAYQYTAKGNLVAVISNGTAVLGLGDIGPEASKPVMEGKGLLFKIYADIDVFDIELNTKDVDEFVRTVKILEPTFGGVNLEDIKAPECFDIEERLKKELNIPVMHDDQHGTAIISAAAMLNALKLVNKDINDIRVVVSGAGASAVSCTKLYLALGANPKNIAMFDTKGHIHNGRTDLSEMKKQFATDNVYESLEAAMVGADLFLGLSTANIVTKEMVKSMAKDPIVLAMANPNPEIPYPDAVEAREDVIMATGRSDYPNQVNNVLGFPYIFRGALDVRATEINEEMKLAAVHALADLATKPVPDIVNLAYNETNIVFGKNYIIPKPVDPRLLTTVAPAVAKAAIATGVARRVITDWDAYEQELSNRLGRNEQISRVILNKAKLAPKKVVFADAENIQVLRAAQQVRDEGIATPILLGNKETILHLIRESKLDLADVSIIDPRAEESEPMIEKYASKLFDKRKRKGLTPIEARRTMYFKSYFGSMMVENGEADAFISGLTRTYPDTIRPALHVIGKQEGVNKVAGMYILLTPKGPLFFSDTTVNLDPTVDDIVEITELTAKAVERFNIQPRIALVTYANYGSAKGADAEKMRDATAILKKRNPSMIVEGEMQAHLAFNTALLKENHPFSDLVDGGANTLIFPNLSASNIAYNLLKEAAELETIGPILLGLKKPVHVLQLGSSVREIVNMVAIAVVEAQMKGN, encoded by the coding sequence ATGAACAAAAAGATCAGAAAAGAAGACGCGCTATACTACCATTCCAAGGGTAGGCCAGGAAAAATACAGGTTATTCCCACCAAAGAAACGAGTACCCAACGCGACCTTTCGCTTGCCTATTCGCCCGGCGTGGCAGAGCCCTGTCTGGAAATCGCCGACAATGTAGAAAACGCCTATCAATATACTGCCAAGGGCAATCTGGTAGCGGTTATCAGCAATGGTACCGCGGTGCTGGGGCTTGGCGATATCGGCCCGGAAGCTTCCAAACCTGTCATGGAAGGCAAGGGGCTCCTCTTCAAAATTTATGCGGACATCGACGTTTTTGATATAGAACTCAACACCAAGGACGTCGACGAATTTGTAAGGACCGTCAAAATCCTCGAACCAACTTTCGGCGGGGTCAACCTCGAAGACATCAAAGCTCCCGAATGTTTCGACATCGAAGAGCGGCTCAAAAAAGAGCTGAACATTCCCGTGATGCACGACGACCAGCATGGTACGGCGATAATCAGCGCCGCGGCGATGCTGAATGCGCTGAAACTCGTTAACAAGGATATCAACGACATTCGTGTCGTCGTCTCGGGCGCGGGCGCGTCCGCGGTTTCGTGTACGAAGCTGTACCTCGCATTGGGTGCAAACCCGAAAAACATCGCCATGTTCGATACCAAAGGCCATATCCACAATGGCCGGACGGACCTGAGCGAAATGAAAAAGCAATTCGCGACCGACAATGTTTACGAATCGCTCGAAGCAGCCATGGTGGGGGCCGACCTTTTTCTCGGTCTCTCGACGGCGAACATTGTCACCAAGGAAATGGTCAAATCCATGGCCAAGGACCCGATCGTACTTGCAATGGCCAATCCGAACCCGGAAATCCCCTACCCCGACGCTGTAGAGGCACGGGAGGACGTGATCATGGCAACGGGTCGGTCGGATTACCCCAACCAGGTAAATAACGTGCTGGGCTTCCCGTACATATTCAGGGGCGCGCTCGACGTACGCGCGACGGAAATCAACGAGGAAATGAAACTGGCCGCCGTTCACGCCCTGGCCGATCTTGCCACCAAGCCTGTGCCCGACATCGTAAACCTCGCTTACAACGAGACGAACATCGTTTTTGGTAAAAATTATATTATTCCAAAACCGGTAGACCCGCGCCTGCTGACGACCGTCGCGCCTGCTGTGGCTAAGGCCGCCATCGCGACCGGCGTGGCAAGACGGGTAATTACGGATTGGGACGCTTACGAGCAGGAACTCTCGAACCGTCTCGGCCGTAACGAGCAGATCTCGCGCGTGATCCTCAACAAGGCGAAACTCGCCCCGAAGAAAGTCGTTTTCGCGGATGCCGAAAACATCCAGGTGCTCCGCGCGGCTCAACAGGTGCGCGACGAAGGCATTGCCACGCCGATCCTGCTGGGCAACAAGGAAACCATCCTGCATTTGATCCGCGAAAGCAAACTCGACCTCGCCGACGTATCGATCATCGACCCGCGCGCCGAGGAAAGCGAGCCGATGATCGAGAAATATGCTTCGAAACTGTTCGACAAGCGTAAAAGAAAGGGCCTTACCCCTATCGAAGCCCGCCGTACGATGTATTTCAAAAGCTACTTCGGGTCGATGATGGTCGAAAACGGAGAGGCGGACGCATTTATTTCCGGTCTGACGAGGACCTATCCCGACACGATCCGCCCCGCATTGCACGTGATCGGCAAGCAGGAAGGCGTCAACAAAGTAGCGGGTATGTACATTCTGCTCACGCCCAAAGGGCCGCTGTTCTTCTCGGACACCACCGTGAACCTCGACCCGACCGTCGACGACATCGTGGAAATCACCGAGTTAACAGCAAAAGCCGTTGAACGCTTCAATATCCAGCCACGCATTGCATTGGTAACCTACGCCAACTACGGAAGCGCCAAAGGTGCCGACGCCGAGAAAATGCGCGACGCCACTGCCATTCTGAAAAAGCGTAACCCGTCCATGATCGTGGAAGGTGAAATGCAGGCGCACCTGGCATTCAATACGGCATTGTTGAAGGAAAACCACCCGTTCAGCGACCTGGTCGACGGCGGTGCCAACACGTTGATCTTCCCGAACCTCTCGGCCAGCAACATCGCTTACAACCTGCTTAAAGAAGCGGCAGAACTCGAAACCATCGGCCCCATCCTGCTCGGCTTGAAAAAGCCGGTGCACGTGCTGCAATTGGGTAGTTCGGTGCGCGAGATCGTGAACATGGTGGCAATAGCCGTCGTGGAAGCGCAGATGAAAGGTAATTGA